Genomic window (Leptospira kanakyensis):
TAGATGCATCTAACCAAGTTTATGCGAAATTTGTACCTTTGCGACTCATTCAATTATTTTCTAAAGAATCAAAATCAAAAGTTAAACGTGGGGATTTTATTGTAAAACAGATGTCTGTATTGTCATCTGATATCAGAGATTTTACGGCTATCTCTGAAACTTTAAGTCCTGAAGAAACCTTTTTATTTTTAAACGATTATTTGCGTCAAGTTGGACCAACGATCCGGTCACACAATGGGTTTATTGAAAAATATGTTGGGGACGCAATTTTTGCTTTGTTTGAAAAACAACCTGAAGATGCCATTTCCGCGGCGATAGAAATGCACAAAATGATTGCAAGGTGGAATTTGGAGTCAAAACCTCATCGGGTTGGGGACATCCAAATCGGTGTGGGCATCCATTTTGGTGAGTTGATGCTCGGTATTATTGGTGAAGAACAGAGGATTGAATCAGCAGTTTTATCTGACTCTATGGGAGTTGCCAATTCATTGGAGTCGATGACAAAAAAATATGGTGCCAAAATCATCATTAGTTTGGATGCGTTACTTGAATTACAACATCCAGATTCCTATCCACATAGAATTTTAGATTTTATTAAAATTCCAGCCAAACAAAAGTTAATTGGGATTGCTCAAGTTCTAGTGGAAGGTGTGGAAGAGTCTTTTGGTTTAAAATTAAAAACCAAAGAACAATTTGAAGAAAGTGTGAATTTGTTTTGGGACGGAGAGTTTGTAAAAGCGGGTGTGGGTTTTCGTTCTGTCCTCGGAATCGACCCTTCAGACAAGGCGGCAAAATTGTATTTAGAAAGAACGGAAGTTTATGCACAAAATGGGCCTCCCCCCGGGTTTGGTAAGGGGTTTTTGGCATAAAAAAGACATAGATTCGCCCCGTATTCTGAAAAAGTTCTTGAACTTCCTCTCTAAATGAACGAGAGTCAGTAATACGGAGATTCCCATGACCCAAGCCACTCTAACACAAGCCCCAACTTCGGGAAAGGCTGTGATCCAAACAAAAAGTTTTACTCCATCCGATATTGATCGTATTTTCAAGGCGCAAAAGAAAAAGGCTTTGGAACTTCGTTTGTCGAATTTCAAAACAAGAATCACAAAACTCAAACAACTAAAGGCAGTTGTTCTCAAATACCAAAAAGAAATCCAAACGGCTCTGCATTCCGATTTTAAAAAATCAGCCGGAGAAGTGGACATTACTGAAATCCTTCCTACCATTGCAGAAATCAATGATGCCATCCGTCATGTGAAACATTGGATGCGGCCTAAGAACGTAATGACTCCTCCCACCTTACTTGGAGCTACAAGTCGCATCGTATATGAACCTAAGGGAGTTTGCCTTATCATTGCTCCGTGGAATTATCCTTTCCACCTAGCAATTGCTCCACTTGCGGCTGCGATTGCTGCTGGAAATACGATTATGTTAAAACCTTCTGAGTTTACACCGCACACTGCTGATGTCATTAAAGCAATGTTAAGTGAAGTTTTTGCTGAAGACGAAGTGGCAGTTTTTGAAGGTGATGTATCTGTTGCTACGGCATTACTCGAAGTTCCTTTTGATCATATCTTTTTTACTGGTTCCACTCCAGTTGGTAAAATTGTTATGACTGCTGCTGCAAAAAATCTAACTAGCGTCACTTTAGAGTTAGGTGGCAAGTCACCATCTATCGTTGCGGAAGATGCTGATTTAAAAGTGGCTGCCGAAAGAATCATGTGGGGAAAATTTCTGAACGCAGGACAAACCTGTGTGGCACCGGATTATCTTCTGATTCCAGAATCAAAAGTAGAAGAATTTGTTAAAAATGCCAAGGAAACAACTGAAAGTTTTTTTAAATCCAAACCAGAAAACTTTACTGCGAGCCCAGACTTTTGTCGTATCGTAAACGCTAAAAATTTCAGCAGAGTATCTTCTTATGTTGATGATGCAGTGAAAAAAGGCGCAAAAATTGCTTATGGTGGAGAAGTAAGAAGTTCTGATAATTTCATTTCACCAACCATCCTTACAAACGTTTCTTTAGACGCACGTATTATGGAAGATGAAATTTTTGGACCACTCCTTCCGATTGTGACTTACAAAACTTTGGATGAAGCCATCCAGATCATCAATGAGAGACCAAAACCATTGGCTTTGTATATTTTCACCAAAAAAAGAAGTACATCCAAATATGTGATCAAAAGAACAAGTTCTGGTGGAACTGTTATCAATGACGTCATCCTTCACTTGGTAAATTCAAATCTTCCATTTGGTGGAGTGAATCATTCAGGTCATGGTAGTTATCACGGACTTTTTGGATTCAAAACTTTTTCACATGAAAGATCTGTTTTACAAACTCCTAAGGCATCTATCGCAAAACTAATGTATCCACCTTACTCTAGTTTTGTGAGATTTATTGTGAAGTTTACAACTAAATTCTTCGTTTAGTTTTTATTCACTAGAGAAAACAAACACTCCCTGGGTAAAACCAAAGAGTGTTTTGTTAATTTTGCTACAAATTTATCGCTCTTTCTATCCAATCCTACCTATACTTGTTTTTTAGAAATTACTGATAAATATCAATTCCTAAATTGATTCTAATTCGTGACACCATCGTGATGACTATTTTTCTGGGATTATGCAGAAGGATTACTCCGCGCATTTCGATTCCTTAAGAATCACTTGGTTAAGTGAACCATTCCATCTCGGAATCCCTATCATTGACTTACAACATGTTTGGTTGGTTCATATTATCTTGGAATTGGAAGAAACGATCGTGGAATCTGAAAAAGATGGATCCGATGTGGATGTTCATTCTTCCTTTCGAAAGGCATTGGACTATGTTGCGGAACATTTTACCTTAGAAGAAGATATTTTAGAGCATTTTAACTATCCAAAATACAAAGAACATGTTCAGGGGCATCGCCAATTTGTAGAACGATTAACTGAAAAATATTACGAAGCAAAAAATAATCAAATGGCAGCTTTGGGTATTCTACAAATCCTAAAAAAATGGTTATTTCAACATATCTTACATGATGACACCGATTATGCTGAATTTTTTAAAGCAAGTGGTATTGATTTAAAATCTTACTGTAATGAAATATTAAAATCTGGTAAATATCCAATTTCCAAAGAACAACTTTTGATATACCAAAATATTGTGCAAGTGGATACAACTCACATCAATTTACATGAACAATCCATTGATATCATTCAGGAAATTAGAAACATTTGGAAAACATATAATTTGTCTACGGGAATTCCTATCATTGACTTACAACATGTTTGGCTTTTAAAAATGATTGTTGAGTTGGACAACTCGTTGAAGTTAGGTGATGGTTCCAGTGAAACTTTCCATCGGGTGATAGCCGCCGCCATCGAATACACAAAAGACCATTTTAGTGTAGAAGACAAAATCATGAGATACTTTCGATATACGGATGTGGTGCAACATATGAACCAACACAAACGTTTTATCGAATTTATCAAAATGAGAAATGATGAATTCAAATTAGGAAATCCGCGCGCCGGTTTGCATTTGGTGCAAGACCTTAGGAATTGGCTTTTGTCTCATATTGCCCTAGAGGATAAAAAAATTGGAATTGCCTTTGAGGCCCGTGTGCGGGATCTTTCTGAGTTTACTAAAAAACTGCACCAAACTGGCGAAATCAGCATTTCTCGGGAGCAAAAAAACCTCTATAAATTGGTCATGCAATCTGCCCCAGACCCTCTCGATTGATTTCCCTCGGAAATTGAATTGCCAGGTTCATTTTCCGGGAAAATCCTGTTATCAAACCCATGGAATACGAAGTCATCATCGGTCTGGAAGTTCACGTCCAGCTCAACACTCTATCAAAAATATTTTCCACAGCTACAAATGAATTCGGTGGTAGCCCCAACACTCATATTTCTACACTTTGTGTCGCTTTGCCCGGCACCTTGCCAGTGTTAAATGAAGTCGTTTTAGAAAAAGCAGTGCGTGCAGGAGTGGCCCTTGGATGTGAAATCACAAGGTTTACAAAATTTGATCGTAAAAATTATTTTTACCCGGACTTACCAAAAGGTTATCAGATTTCTCAGTTTGATAAACCCTATGCAACACAAGGTGGAGTTTATATCAAATTAAAAGGGGAAACAGAAGAAAAATTCATTCCCCTCACAAGAATTCATATGGAAGAAGATGCTGGAAAACTAATCCACTCTCATGATCCATCAATCAATCGTTCCTATGTAGATTACAACCGTGCAGGAACACCTCTGATCGAAATTGTATCGGAACCAGACATTCGTTCCTCCGATGAAGCTTATGTTTATTTGAACGAACTCAAAACAATCTTAAGATACATTCAAGTTTCTGATTGTAATATGGAAGAAGGATCCCTTCGTTGTGATGCAAACGTTTCCATCCGACCTAAAGGGGAAAAAGGATTTCGCACTCGTGTAGAAATTAAAAACCTAAACTCTTTTAAAGCAGTAAAACAAGCGATAGACTATGAAATCGAATGGCAAAAGGATATGTATTCTCGTGGAGAAACATTCCGCCAAATGACAAAACTTTGGGATGCCACTCTACTTAAAACCATTCCTATGCGTTCCAAAGAAATGAGTCACGATTATCGTTATTTTCCAGAACCAGATCTTCCAACCATTCAAATTGCTGATTCCTTTATTGAAGACATTCGTAAATCATTGCCGGAACTTCCTAGACAAAAAAAGGAAAGATACAAAACGGAACTAGGTTTACCAGATTATGATGCGGAAGTGCTCACCAGCGAACGCGAAATAGCCGAATATTTTGAACAAGCTCTCCTTGTTTCTGAAGATGCCAAAAAAACATCCAACTGGGTGAAAGATGAAATTCTTGGAATCGTAAACAAAGAAAATATTTCGATCCAAGAATTTGCCATTGATCCATTGCGCATTGGTAAACTTGTAAAACTCATTAATTCAGGTGAGATTACAGGAAAAATTGCAAAAACTATCTTTGAAGATATGTTAACTTCCAAAGACCAACCAGAGACCATTGTGGAAACAAAAGGTTTGAAAGTAGTTCGTGATGACAAAGCACTGGAAGAAATTGTAATCCGTGTGATTGAATCACAACCAGAATCGGTGGAAGGTTGGAAAAACGGAAAAGACCGAGTTCTCGGTGCCATCGTTGGTGGTGTGATGAAAGAAACGAAAGGGAAAGCCGATCCAAAACTTGTAAACGATTTGATCCTAACAAAATTAGGTCCACTCGGAGAGAAAAAGAAAGTTTAATCTAGTTCTAGTTTGTGGACAGAACCAAAGTCCACAGGTGATTTGAAGGCTTCTGCGTAAGGGATTCCGTGTTGTTTGCAAAGAGCAGCTCGGATTGTCCCTGAGTGACAAACAACAATCAGTGAGTTTAAGGATTTGTTGTTTGTTTTTTCCCAATTGATCCTCAAGGTTCCATCTTTTGTCCAATCCTTGACAAAAGAATCCATTCGAAAGATAAGATCAGTAAAAGCTTCTCCACCGGGAGTTTTTGCATGTACAAAGTCTTTCATCCAAGGGACTGTTTCTTTTCTTGGAATTTCTTCCCAAAGTTTTCCATCCCAATCTCCAAAATTCATTTCCCACAAACGTTCGTCAGTTGGAATTAGTGAATGATCTGTTGGTGAAAAATTGTATTTGGATAATAACGCCGCAGAAAGTTTGAGAGCTCTCGGTGCTGGACTGGAAAGGAAAAGGTCAAATGTAGATGGTAAATAAGAAAATGTGGAATCAGCTGTATCCTCTACAGGATATTTGAGAGGAAAGTCAGTACGACCGTAACAAGTTCCTTTCGGAGCAGTGGTCTCTGGGTGGCGAATTAAATAGAGATCCATAAAAATACTCCTGAAACCCAAATACAAGTTTCTACTACTTGTTGGACTGCTCCCAAACAATCTCCGGTAAATCCACCAATCCAACGTTTCATGAGTGAATACAAATAATACAAACAAGGAAGGATGAGGGCTAAACTTAGTAAAAATTTTGGATAAAGGTAGGTAAGAACAAAAAAAGGAATTCCACCAGAAAGACTTGCGAAGAAAGTTTGTGGCCAGGTGATTTCCTTTGCCATTGGTTTCGCATAACCTTCTTCTTTGGCATAGGGGAGTAATCTCATCATGAGAACCGAAAAAAAACGGCTAAGACTATGAGCAGAGATAAAATATAACCAAACCGAAATTAGTTGGTTTTGTTTTCCAAATGAAATCTGATCCCAATGAATTTTTATATTTTGGAGTGAATCAGAGGCACCTAA
Coding sequences:
- a CDS encoding aldehyde dehydrogenase family protein, whose translation is MTQATLTQAPTSGKAVIQTKSFTPSDIDRIFKAQKKKALELRLSNFKTRITKLKQLKAVVLKYQKEIQTALHSDFKKSAGEVDITEILPTIAEINDAIRHVKHWMRPKNVMTPPTLLGATSRIVYEPKGVCLIIAPWNYPFHLAIAPLAAAIAAGNTIMLKPSEFTPHTADVIKAMLSEVFAEDEVAVFEGDVSVATALLEVPFDHIFFTGSTPVGKIVMTAAAKNLTSVTLELGGKSPSIVAEDADLKVAAERIMWGKFLNAGQTCVAPDYLLIPESKVEEFVKNAKETTESFFKSKPENFTASPDFCRIVNAKNFSRVSSYVDDAVKKGAKIAYGGEVRSSDNFISPTILTNVSLDARIMEDEIFGPLLPIVTYKTLDEAIQIINERPKPLALYIFTKKRSTSKYVIKRTSSGGTVINDVILHLVNSNLPFGGVNHSGHGSYHGLFGFKTFSHERSVLQTPKASIAKLMYPPYSSFVRFIVKFTTKFFV
- a CDS encoding bacteriohemerythrin, with translation MQKDYSAHFDSLRITWLSEPFHLGIPIIDLQHVWLVHIILELEETIVESEKDGSDVDVHSSFRKALDYVAEHFTLEEDILEHFNYPKYKEHVQGHRQFVERLTEKYYEAKNNQMAALGILQILKKWLFQHILHDDTDYAEFFKASGIDLKSYCNEILKSGKYPISKEQLLIYQNIVQVDTTHINLHEQSIDIIQEIRNIWKTYNLSTGIPIIDLQHVWLLKMIVELDNSLKLGDGSSETFHRVIAAAIEYTKDHFSVEDKIMRYFRYTDVVQHMNQHKRFIEFIKMRNDEFKLGNPRAGLHLVQDLRNWLLSHIALEDKKIGIAFEARVRDLSEFTKKLHQTGEISISREQKNLYKLVMQSAPDPLD
- the gatB gene encoding Asp-tRNA(Asn)/Glu-tRNA(Gln) amidotransferase subunit GatB gives rise to the protein MEYEVIIGLEVHVQLNTLSKIFSTATNEFGGSPNTHISTLCVALPGTLPVLNEVVLEKAVRAGVALGCEITRFTKFDRKNYFYPDLPKGYQISQFDKPYATQGGVYIKLKGETEEKFIPLTRIHMEEDAGKLIHSHDPSINRSYVDYNRAGTPLIEIVSEPDIRSSDEAYVYLNELKTILRYIQVSDCNMEEGSLRCDANVSIRPKGEKGFRTRVEIKNLNSFKAVKQAIDYEIEWQKDMYSRGETFRQMTKLWDATLLKTIPMRSKEMSHDYRYFPEPDLPTIQIADSFIEDIRKSLPELPRQKKERYKTELGLPDYDAEVLTSEREIAEYFEQALLVSEDAKKTSNWVKDEILGIVNKENISIQEFAIDPLRIGKLVKLINSGEITGKIAKTIFEDMLTSKDQPETIVETKGLKVVRDDKALEEIVIRVIESQPESVEGWKNGKDRVLGAIVGGVMKETKGKADPKLVNDLILTKLGPLGEKKKV
- a CDS encoding histidine phosphatase family protein gives rise to the protein MDLYLIRHPETTAPKGTCYGRTDFPLKYPVEDTADSTFSYLPSTFDLFLSSPAPRALKLSAALLSKYNFSPTDHSLIPTDERLWEMNFGDWDGKLWEEIPRKETVPWMKDFVHAKTPGGEAFTDLIFRMDSFVKDWTKDGTLRINWEKTNNKSLNSLIVVCHSGTIRAALCKQHGIPYAEAFKSPVDFGSVHKLELD
- a CDS encoding adenosylcobinamide-GDP ribazoletransferase; the protein is MQTIVTEIRLFFVCLSFLSRIPSPKWIGFKEEWLHKSIKYSPSVGILLGSLQWIVFTIFHTFLGPSVSFVLSLGFLLILTGAFHEDGFSDFCDGIGGGWKREDILRIMKDSRVGSFGAAGISLLLVLKILGASDSLQNIKIHWDQISFGKQNQLISVWLYFISAHSLSRFFSVLMMRLLPYAKEEGYAKPMAKEITWPQTFFASLSGGIPFFVLTYLYPKFLLSLALILPCLYYLYSLMKRWIGGFTGDCLGAVQQVVETCIWVSGVFLWISI